Proteins encoded in a region of the Stieleria neptunia genome:
- the rpsS gene encoding 30S ribosomal protein S19 — translation MSRSSKKGPYVDPKLYFKVQKQAEEGKKTPIKTWARACTIVPEFINLTFMVHNGRAHIPVQVTEDMVGHKLGEFAPTRTFKGHGGKKK, via the coding sequence ATGAGCCGCAGTAGCAAAAAAGGTCCCTACGTCGACCCGAAGCTGTACTTCAAGGTGCAGAAGCAGGCCGAGGAAGGCAAAAAGACGCCGATTAAGACTTGGGCTCGTGCCTGCACGATCGTTCCCGAGTTCATCAATCTGACGTTCATGGTCCACAACGGACGGGCACACATTCCCGTCCAAGTGACCGAAGACATGGTGGGTCACAAGTTGGGCGAATTCGCTCCGACTCGGACGTTCAAGGGTCACGGCGGCAAAAAGAAATAG
- the rplW gene encoding 50S ribosomal protein L23, with protein MARIQPPAQPETKIKLEPHQILLRPLVTEKGVHRATRHNEYAFEVHRMATKPEIKSAVEKLFDVKVEKVCTQNRKGKFRRTRNGLGRTSDWRRAIVHLHEDSKIDFF; from the coding sequence ATGGCAAGAATTCAACCACCTGCCCAGCCGGAAACGAAGATCAAGCTCGAGCCGCACCAGATCCTGTTGCGTCCGCTCGTGACTGAAAAAGGCGTTCACCGCGCGACACGGCATAACGAATACGCATTCGAAGTGCACCGCATGGCCACCAAGCCTGAGATCAAGTCGGCTGTTGAAAAGCTGTTTGATGTCAAGGTCGAAAAGGTTTGCACGCAGAACCGCAAAGGCAAGTTTCGCCGCACACGCAACGGTCTCGGGCGGACGTCCGACTGGCGACGGGCGATCGTTCACTTGCACGAAGATTCCAAGATCGACTTCTTCTAG
- the rplB gene encoding 50S ribosomal protein L2, translating into MGIRIYKPTSPGRRNASVSDFAELTPGYTVEKSLLKPKRKTGGRNNQGKITARHRGGGHKQMYRLIDFRRVKDGVAATVDSVQYDPNRSARIALLKYADGQKTYVVAPSGLKAGDKLLNGPEAPPTLGNCLPLKNIPLGTTVCCIEMRIGGGAVLCRSAGTGATLMAREADWAQLQLPSGEVRRVPSRCRATIGQVGNSEHMNVVLGKAGRARWLGRRPHVRGTAMNPIDHPHGGGEGRTKGGRHPVSPQGKSAKGGATRQKRKPSNSSIVRRRKSKRYGQLKLHK; encoded by the coding sequence ATGGGAATTCGCATCTACAAGCCGACCAGCCCCGGTCGCCGAAATGCATCGGTCAGCGATTTCGCTGAACTGACGCCCGGCTACACCGTGGAAAAGTCGCTGCTGAAGCCGAAACGAAAGACCGGTGGTCGCAACAACCAAGGCAAGATCACTGCCCGGCATCGCGGCGGCGGTCACAAGCAGATGTACCGCTTGATCGACTTCCGTCGTGTCAAGGACGGCGTGGCGGCGACGGTCGATTCGGTTCAGTACGATCCCAATCGGTCGGCTCGAATCGCATTGCTGAAGTACGCCGACGGTCAAAAGACCTACGTCGTGGCTCCCTCGGGACTGAAGGCCGGCGACAAGCTGCTCAACGGACCGGAAGCCCCTCCGACACTGGGTAATTGCCTGCCGCTGAAGAACATTCCGCTGGGCACCACGGTGTGCTGCATCGAAATGCGAATCGGTGGCGGTGCCGTGCTGTGCCGATCGGCCGGGACGGGTGCCACGCTGATGGCCCGCGAAGCGGATTGGGCGCAATTGCAACTTCCCAGTGGTGAAGTGCGGCGTGTCCCCAGTCGTTGCCGGGCAACGATCGGGCAGGTCGGCAATAGCGAGCACATGAACGTGGTCCTGGGTAAAGCCGGCCGAGCTCGATGGCTCGGGCGTCGCCCCCACGTGCGTGGAACCGCGATGAACCCGATCGATCACCCGCACGGTGGTGGTGAAGGCCGAACCAAGGGCGGTCGTCACCCGGTCAGCCCGCAGGGCAAGAGTGCCAAGGGTGGAGCCACGCGCCAGAAACGTAAACCAAGTAACAGCTCGATCGTTCGTCGTCGCAAGAGCAAGCGATACGGTCAGTTGAAACTGCACAAGTAA